In Planococcus citri chromosome 4, ihPlaCitr1.1, whole genome shotgun sequence, the genomic window acacatcattatagtcaaattttgaatttttacccattttcacccctcagcccccaccattgacccctacgaaaaaaatattgtcaaattcgtgatctacaccctcaaaaacatacatttcgacatatcacacatcaatgtagtcaaattttgaatttcacgctcccctcaccccctcatcccccacccctacaaaaaaaatattgtcaaattcgtattctgcgacccaaaaaacataaattttgcataaaattgcatattttcggacttaaacgcaaaaaaacaaatttgggggcttaaggtccacaaaaaagggggaagcgtacaccggattcacctggacactccaaattcgtgttcagcgtatcaaaaaaccccccgagtaccaaaattcagcttgttatcaaacttttccctatcgtcgtaattaaaacagtgaaaaaaaatttgatcgcaaatcttggagtcaaaactcacatttgccattctttgtctggatattaaagcagaagggagctaggtgaaaatcagccaacacacggaatcgtgtgctagtagcgctatctaatgattcattttggtattataagttttttcaactggcaacactactaactcagttttttgcgtttttctcaaaatcgtttatggtggcaaatgtgagttttgattctcagctcctcatatatttatatgtttatatatataaaaactgacacaccgggaatcgtctagtttgagctcaaaacgtcgagaactatcaaaatttttcatccccgacctttttatccaaagttgggcctaccgcaatagccatcattttttacaaaaatttggctaaaaatattttcctattCTGCCCGTTGAaataggaacttgacagaggtgcgccgcgctagtgtcgccttgtgtatgattggctgatgaaaggtcccagtataaacattggaattaatgttgtgaaaattgaaggaaaattgttgaaaattgctgataacaacgggacctttcgttagttccggtgtttttgactaccatttcctagagcgcgacagttgtcttgtcaaatccctGTACCTCTTTCGCtagtaaatttcaataaaaaccgACGACGTGCCTCCCCCTTCCACCGTCCATCGAATACGTCAATGGTTCTCGACGACCTTATTTAAATGGACCGACATTACACATACTGAAAACCAAGCGATAAAATATTTAGATAAAGTTTCGCCAATGGTGAAAACTagataaaacgaaaaaacaaaattgaatattcttTGGGATTCTTATATTCACGACAGTAGTCTAACCAAAGTGAAGAAAACAGAAATGTGCATCATTAGAAGCAGAACTCTTTTACGAAGGAAGTTTCTTACTAAAAGACCTGTCATTATATTACTTTTAAGTATTTGTTTCTCAGTTTTATTAACGCTCGAAATATTTTCGCAATGGAAGTTGCTGAAAACGAATGTGACTTTGTTCTCTAGGTAAGATGTCAACACTTTTTACGCACCTACGTAATCAAAATCAGCCTGAGTTATCGCATAAGGCTCAATAGATACATAAACTGATGTTTAAATATTGATACAGGGGACCAGCAGTGAACGAGACATTAGCTTATCAATGCTGCACCCCGACGAATAAGTCGATCCGGACGAATATATTCTTTCTGAAAACTCACAAAACTGGAGGCACAACCGTGCAAAGTGTCCTCATGCGATTCGCCATTATGAACTCGCTAGATATACTTAAAGTAAATTATGCTTCTTACTATTTGCCATTTTCCGACTCGTCAATACCTTCCCAACTGATGACACCCAACAATAAATACAACGTGTTCGCGGACCATGCGCGGTATGACCCGAAAATTAAACAATATCAATACCCTGATACATCGATGGTGACGTTACTACGACACCcaataaaattattccaatcaTTATACGTTTTTTACCAAATGGACAAGACTATGGGTAtgacttttcaacaattcttgAACGCGCCAGTCAAGCCTCCGGTTCTGACTGGTTACAACAGCGATATAGTGTACAGGGGATACAATCAGATGAGCGTGGATTTAGGATTTGATTGGACACAGAGCGAGAATACGACCGCCGTCGCTGAATTTATAGCGAAAATCGATCGAGAATTCGATTTCGTCATGATAACCGAGTACATGGACGAATCGTTCGTTTTATTGGCCAATTTAATGGGATGGCCACTGGAGTATGTCGCTTCTTTGAAACTGAACGCCAGGCTCCCAGAATTAGACCCGTATATTCTGACATCGCGGGATGAATTAACCATACTCGATCTCAATCAAATCGATACTCAATTGTACAACcattttctggcaaaatttcTTAAATGCAAGCGACAATATGGCGAAGATAATCTGAGCCGACAAGTTCAACAGTTGCGAAtcatcaatgaaaatttcaaacagagATGTGTAGCTGAAGAAGTTACAGGTTCTAACATAGGAAATGTTGAAAGACTCGAGT contains:
- the LOC135845351 gene encoding galactosylceramide sulfotransferase-like, which produces MCIIRSRTLLRRKFLTKRPVIILLLSICFSVLLTLEIFSQWKLLKTNVTLFSRGPAVNETLAYQCCTPTNKSIRTNIFFLKTHKTGGTTVQSVLMRFAIMNSLDILKVNYASYYLPFSDSSIPSQLMTPNNKYNVFADHARYDPKIKQYQYPDTSMVTLLRHPIKLFQSLYVFYQMDKTMGMTFQQFLNAPVKPPVLTGYNSDIVYRGYNQMSVDLGFDWTQSENTTAVAEFIAKIDREFDFVMITEYMDESFVLLANLMGWPLEYVASLKLNARLPELDPYILTSRDELTILDLNQIDTQLYNHFLAKFLKCKRQYGEDNLSRQVQQLRIINENFKQRCVAEEVTGSNIGNVERLEYVPRNQSDMECFSSMQLLIGKTIRKIQAEKLQHNFINFIFGNKTNFSSKN